CGCAAAAAAAGCGAGCAGAACTATCAAATATTTTTTCATAAGCCTATCAGTGCAGATATAATTTAGGGTTTCTGCGGTTCAGTTTGCAAAAATAGATTTTTTTTACCAATTGATTTTTTTTTATGAATATTTAACTTAAATAAAGCCAGACGCATTATAGCGAATAATTTTTCGGTTATTCCGCGTGATAACCAAGTAATGAAAATACCGTTACCAAAAGGTTGGCAAGTACTTTTTCTTCGGCGTCTTTAAGATAATTTTCCTCTTTTCCGGCGACATACAACTCGTAAAAATTTTTGTTGCGGATCACAAACAGCGCAGAACCGATAATGATGGTAAGAATGTCTTCTGCTTTAGGCGCATTGGTGAAAACGCCCGTTACAACGCCTTTTTTCACAACATCCTCCAGTTTAGCGGTGAACGTTGTGTAAAATTCAAGCAGATCGTCCTTAAGATGTTCGGTATGGCGAAGTTCCTGGGTTACAAATCCATGAAAATAATTATACTTAAAAAGTTGGCTTACAACATGTTTAATAAGTTCTTTCATCTGCATTTCGGGTTTGCCGTCTTTGATGATCTCTGCAAACTCTGCAAAATGCTCGCGGGTTTTCTGCACGCGGTAGCGGTAGAGGTAAGACATCATCTTTTCTTTTGAACCAAAATAATAAGAAATCATAGCCACGTTGATGTTGGCCTGTGAAGAAATATCGCGGATCGAGGTACCTTCAAAACCTTTCTTGGCAATCAGTTTTTCGGCAACATCGAGTATATGGATCTGTTTATCCGAAAATTTCTTCTTCATTTTTTTGTAATTTTAGTAAAGTTAAAGAATTTAAGTCAAATTCAAACGATTGTTTAAGAAACTAAAAACTGATATTTAGCCCAATTTTCGATGCAGCATTTCGATTTTCATCACCACGATCCCGCACAAGAACACGGGATTTATAATTTAAAATATGAAGAAGAACTCCCGACCGGATTGTTTTCAGCTGGCATCCATCCTGATTCGGTTGAAGATCATTTAGAGGAGAAAATGGTTTGGTTACACAAAGTGGCTCAGGCTGAAAACTGTGTTGCGATCGGTGAATGTGGTCTTGATGGGCGCTTCCTGACTGACGCGCTGCAAGAAGATGTTTTCCGGAGGCAGATTCTGCTTGCTAACCAGCTTCAAAAGCCTTTGATCATTCATTGCGTAAAAAGATTCCCGGCTCTTATTCGCTATAAAAAGAGCGCGAAAGTTCCGATGATCATTCACGGATTTAACAAGCGCGAGACTATCGGGCGCGAGTTGCTGATGCATAACTTCTACTTAAGTTTTGGAAAGTCACTGCTGTATAATGTAGATTTGCAGGGTTTTTTGAAGGACATTCCTTTGAATAGATTATTTCTGGAAACAGATTCTGCTGATGTTGACCTTCAGGAAATCTACGAGAAAGCGGCAGCTTTAAAAAACATCGGAACCGGCGAAATGGCCGAACAGATTAAATTGAACCTTTTGTCCCTGAAAATAGTAAAATAATGGAGAAAAACTGGCTGGAACGCACGGAACTTTTGGTTAAAGAAAGCGGTATCGGGAAACTGCAGAACGCAAACCTGCTGATTGTTGGTTTGGGTGGCGTAGGTTCGTTCGCTGCTGAATTTCTGGCCCGTTCCGGCGTAGGTAAAATGACGATTGTGGATGGCGATGTTGTGGACATTACTAATATCAACCGCCAACTGCCGGCACTTCATTCCAAAATCGGGCAATCGAAGGTGGAGCTTGTGGCTGAACGCCTTCTCGACATCAACCCTAAGATCCAACTTACTACAATCAACGAATTTCTAAATCCTGAAAGGATGCTTGAAGTGATCGGCAACGAAAAGTTCGATTATATTTTAGACTGTATCGACAGTGTTACGCCCAAAATCGAGTTGATTAAAGCTGCTAAACGCAAAAGGACTAAAGTGGTAAGCTGCATGGGCGCCGGCGGAAAAATAGATCCCGCAAAAGTGATGGTTAGGGACATCAGCAAAACCTACAACTGTTTTCTTGCCAAGCAGGTGCGCAAACGGCTGAAGGCGGATAAGATCGACAAAGGCGTACGCTGCGTGTTTTCAAATGAAATTCAGGACCAGAACAGCCTTAAAATGACTGACGGCAGCAATTATAAAAGGTCTTTCTACGGTACGATCAGTTTTATTCCCGCCATTTTCGGGTTATACGCGGCGGCTGAAGTCATCAGGTATTTACTTAAACAGAATGCCGTTGATCCGGAATCTGCTGATATATAAAGAACTACATTTTAAACCGACACATTTTGAACGAAAAATATCCCGCGCACGAAAAATTAAAGCAGAAAAAACAGATTGAACTGCTTTTCGCGAAAGGCAAATGGCTTTCGTGCGGTAATCTACGGGTTATTTCGCTGGATCTGGATAAGAAACCACAGGATGATGTTGAAGTTTCAAACCTGAAAGTGGGCGTCTCAGTTTCAAAAAAATACTTTAAAAAAGCAGTGGACCGTAACCGCATCAAGCGGCTGCTGCGCGAAATGTACCGCCACAATAAGGCTGAATTTTCGGCACGTTTCGGTGAACATTCATTATCAATGATTTTTTGGGTGTCTAAAGAAATGCCGCCCGACTTCGAAACGCTGCAGCAAAACTTCCTAACACTTTGTAATTCAAAAAAATAAACCGCTGCGATGGCATTATTTTGTAATTTTGATTTGTTCACCTTTAAAAAATTAATACCATGCTCGCAGACCTTCCTTTTTTACCGCACATCATCAGTGCCTTTATTGGTATCGGATTGGCTGCGGCAACCGGTTTCCGCATATTCATGCCGATGTTTGCTGTGAGCTTAGCCTCGTATCTGGGGTGGATCCCTGTGAATGAAAGTTTCGCCTGGCTCACCGGATTGCCTACGCTTATCGCCACGGGAATTGCGATGGTTGCGGAAGTGCTGGCGTACTATATTCCTTTTGTTGATCATCTTTTAGATACGATGTCGGTTCCGCTGGCTACCATTGCCGGTTCGGTGATGTTTGCAAGCCAGTTTACGGACCTTGGTACTTTTCCGCAATGGGCACTGGCACTTATTGCGGGCGGAGGTACTGCCGCAGCGATAAGTTCTGGATTTGCAGGAACTAGGGCGGCGTCAACAGCAACAACGGGCGGGCTTGGGAATTCGGTGGTAGCGACCAGTGAAACTGCGGGCGCCGGAATTATGTCGTTTCTCGCCTTGGCCGCACCTGTTATCGCGTTCGTTTTAGCGGTGGGAATGGTAATTACAGTTTTTATATTCGGCAGGAAACTTTGGCGGAAATTTAAGAACGGAAGCGGCAAACAACCTAAAACCATCCACGTGGACGCGGTTGAAACTAAAAATATCGAATAGACTATCGGTGTGATTATCTGAAACGGTGCGGTTGCAGTTGCAATTTTATTTTTGAAAAAACATTTTCGCCGCCACTGCTACAAGCAGAAAG
This window of the Flavobacteriaceae bacterium 3519-10 genome carries:
- a CDS encoding transcriptional regulator, TetR family; this encodes MKKKFSDKQIHILDVAEKLIAKKGFEGTSIRDISSQANINVAMISYYFGSKEKMMSYLYRYRVQKTREHFAEFAEIIKDGKPEMQMKELIKHVVSQLFKYNYFHGFVTQELRHTEHLKDDLLEFYTTFTAKLEDVVKKGVVTGVFTNAPKAEDILTIIIGSALFVIRNKNFYELYVAGKEENYLKDAEEKVLANLLVTVFSLLGYHAE
- a CDS encoding TatD-related deoxyribonuclease codes for the protein MQHFDFHHHDPAQEHGIYNLKYEEELPTGLFSAGIHPDSVEDHLEEKMVWLHKVAQAENCVAIGECGLDGRFLTDALQEDVFRRQILLANQLQKPLIIHCVKRFPALIRYKKSAKVPMIIHGFNKRETIGRELLMHNFYLSFGKSLLYNVDLQGFLKDIPLNRLFLETDSADVDLQEIYEKAAALKNIGTGEMAEQIKLNLLSLKIVK
- a CDS encoding HesA/MoeB/ThiF family protein, which codes for MEKNWLERTELLVKESGIGKLQNANLLIVGLGGVGSFAAEFLARSGVGKMTIVDGDVVDITNINRQLPALHSKIGQSKVELVAERLLDINPKIQLTTINEFLNPERMLEVIGNEKFDYILDCIDSVTPKIELIKAAKRKRTKVVSCMGAGGKIDPAKVMVRDISKTYNCFLAKQVRKRLKADKIDKGVRCVFSNEIQDQNSLKMTDGSNYKRSFYGTISFIPAIFGLYAAAEVIRYLLKQNAVDPESADI
- a CDS encoding Ribonuclease P protein component is translated as MGVSVSKKYFKKAVDRNRIKRLLREMYRHNKAEFSARFGEHSLSMIFWVSKEMPPDFETLQQNFLTLCNSKK